The genomic DNA CCGGGAACGGGGTAGAGGCATTGAAACTCGTATCATTGGAAAAACCTGACATCGTGGTTTCAGATATCATGATGCCTGAAATGGATGGGTTTACACTGCTTCGTGAGATAAGGAAAAGCATATCTTCGAAAGAATTGCCATTTATTTTCTATAGCGCATCCTATGTAACCGAAAAAGACATGGAACTGGCTGAGGCGCTTGGGGTCTGCCGGTTCATAATTAAACCTATTGAGCCCAGGGAACTCGTGAAAGAAATTACACAGGCTCTTCTTGATATTTCCAGTGGCAAACTGAAAATATCACAACCAACCCCAATAAAAGAAGAAGAGTACCTTGAACGGTACAGCCGCCGTATCTTCAATAAGCTGGAGGAGAAAGTGAGCCAGCTTGAAAGGGAAATCGAAGAGCGAAAGCGGATTGAAGAAAAGCTTCGAAAAAGCGAGGCGAAATTCAAAGCTACTTTTAAAGAGGCACCTATCGGTATGTCCCGTGTGGATTCACAGGGGCGAATCCTGGAAACAAACCATATACTTCAGCAGATGCTGGGGTTTATGGATGAAGAAATTAAAGGTAAGCTGTTTACCGAATTCACTTATCATGATGATGTGGAACTTGATATAGACCAGTTCAATGAATTGATCCTCGGGAACAAAGATCAATACATGATAAAGAAACGCTATATCCGGAAAAACGGCATGGTGTTCTGGGCCAGGATGACAGTTTCCCTTGTCCGGGATATAAAAGGTGATCCGCAATTTGCAATCATTATGGTTGAGGATATCACGGAACGTAAGGAAGCTGAAGAAAAACTCCACCAATCAGAAGAAAAATACCGGACTTTGATCGAACATATCCAGGATGGGGTTTTTATTATCATTAATGGGAAGTTCCAATTCGTAAATGAAGCTTTTGCGAGGTTGGCCGGGTATGAAGTGGAAGAAATAATAGGAATGGATTTCAGGCAATTCATTGCGCCTGAGGACATGGCAAAAGTTTCCGATTATTATATACGCAGGCAGGCAGGTGAAAATGTACCCACTGAATACGAATTCAATGCCCTTCATCGGGACAGGAAAACACGTTTGATACTGAATATGACTGTGGCGCTTATAAATTTCGGCGGAAAAGTAGCGACCATGGGGACACTTAAAGATATAACAGAGCGTCGGAAGGCAGAAGAAAAGCTTCGTTTATTCAGAACGCTTTTTGAGACCTCAACAGATGCCGTTTTTATTGACGATCCGGAAACAGGACTGATCATTGACTGCAATGAAACGGCATGCAAGAACCTTGGATATTCTATTGGAGAAATCCTGAATATGCATGTTTTTGATTTTGAAGCAGCAATTCCTGATAAATTTTCATGGGAAGATCATGTGAAGGATCTGATGAAAAAACGGAATGTGACAATGGAAGGTCTTCATAAACGCAAGGATGGGTCGGTTTTTCCAGTTGAAGTAAATACAAACATTTTAGACATCGGGCAAAAAAGTTATACGATGGCAGTCGTTCGTGACATTACCGAACGCAAGCATGCTGAGGAGCTCCTGCACCAATCAAAGGAATTCTCAGAAACCGTACTTAACAGTATCAATGATTTAATTACCATAATTAACGTAAAAGATTTCACAATAATTGACGCTAATAAGGCTTTCCTGAAATTCTATAATCTTACGAAAGAACAGGCTATCGGAAAGAACTGTTATGAATTAACACATAATAGTAATCATCCCTGTCCTCTTGATAATTGCCCTCTTCAGAATACATTGAAAACAGGATCTTCTTCAATATACGAACATATTCATTATGCAAGGAATGGCAATATTCAATATGTTGAAGTTTCTGCATATCCGATCAATAATGAAAATGGAGAAATTGGCAGTATTGTACATGTAACAAGAGATATCACAGAGCGTAAGAATGCAGAGAAGTTGCAGAAGGAAAAGGCACGGGCAGAATTGCATGGCTTTATTGTGAGCGCGCTTCCTGTTTTTGCATCCGGTGTCCCATCCCAGGTAAGAGATATCCTTATTAAAAATTTTTCTGAAAGGTTTGAGATGAATGTGAAGCCCAGGTTTAAAGAGGAAATGAAACAAAAGGATGTTAATCATGATCCTTCTCAATTGATTACAGCATATATGGTATGGGTCTCTGGATTGTTTTCAAATTTCGGGATTGAAAATAAAAGAACAATAGATGGGAAAAAGGAAGTGCTTGAGTTCATTAATTGTCCCTGGAGAAATGAAGCTCACAGCAATCCGATATTTTGTTTTATATGCAGGAGTCTTGCAAAGCGCAGTTTCACATGGACCGGTCTTAAAGGCAGCGTAGAGCAAAAATCAAGTATTGCCAGCGGTTCAAAGATGTGCAGATTTGAAATTCAAGTCAGGGACGAAAAAAAATGAAGGAGAAATGAACATGGAAAGGATAAAAACAGGTATTTCGGAACTGGATGAAATAATAAGAGGTTTTCCCGCTGGAAAAAATATCATCATCACGGGTGATCCGGGAAGCGGAAAAACTATTTTTGGACTTCAATTCGCACATACAAATTGCCTGGATGGCAAAAAGACAGTATATGTTTCCACGGAGGAAAATGCGCCGGAGCTCAGGCAGCAGGGGAAATCATTTGGCTGGGACCTTGAAGCTATGGAGAAAAAGGGATTGTTACATTTCGTTGAGCTTGCAGGGTACAGGGCAATGGAAATAAAGACAGCATTATCTATCAGTCTGGAAGCAGTTAAAGGCGATTTTACACAATTTTCGGATAATCTGCCTGTTGATACCAATATTCTCATTATCGATAGTCTCGGCAGCCATGTATCAAATCTTACTTCATCCGAGTTCCGTGACAGGTTCAATCTTCTTATTTATAACATGGCACAAAAAGGCATTACTACATTTATCCTTCTTGGTGGGGTTGTCTCCAGGGAATTAGTTGAATTTGCACTTTTCTCAGCTTACGGCGCTATCCAGCTCATGAAACGAGAAAATCCTTATACCGGACGCAGGGAAAGGGTGATGGATATTGTGAAAATGAGAAATAATAAGACTCCGGTCCAGCTATTACCTTATGAAATCTCATCTAAAGGAATAATTATTACTATTCCTGTTGATTCATCCGATTGACTGGATTTACCTTTTCCCGGATATTGCGTTCAATCTCATCAAAAGCTGGAGGCCTTATCTGGAAAATATCAATATCTTCAGGGAATTCTATTGGTCTTCCATCAGTAATGATGAGAACACCGCTTGAATCAGCAGGTAATTCTCCAAGGATCCTGGTTGTGGATTTTCCCATTTCGTCCTGCATTTCCTGTATCTTTTTTGTCAGGTATTCCCGCCATTTATCAAAATTGGTGTCTTTGCCATAATAACCTTTATGGATTTCCTGCACTTCAGGATAAAAAGATTTTGAGTATTC from Candidatus Methanoperedens sp. includes the following:
- a CDS encoding PAS domain S-box protein — translated: MKVLVVDDNRLDRMMLSKMLSSNNYVVVEAGNGVEALKLVSLEKPDIVVSDIMMPEMDGFTLLREIRKSISSKELPFIFYSASYVTEKDMELAEALGVCRFIIKPIEPRELVKEITQALLDISSGKLKISQPTPIKEEEYLERYSRRIFNKLEEKVSQLEREIEERKRIEEKLRKSEAKFKATFKEAPIGMSRVDSQGRILETNHILQQMLGFMDEEIKGKLFTEFTYHDDVELDIDQFNELILGNKDQYMIKKRYIRKNGMVFWARMTVSLVRDIKGDPQFAIIMVEDITERKEAEEKLHQSEEKYRTLIEHIQDGVFIIINGKFQFVNEAFARLAGYEVEEIIGMDFRQFIAPEDMAKVSDYYIRRQAGENVPTEYEFNALHRDRKTRLILNMTVALINFGGKVATMGTLKDITERRKAEEKLRLFRTLFETSTDAVFIDDPETGLIIDCNETACKNLGYSIGEILNMHVFDFEAAIPDKFSWEDHVKDLMKKRNVTMEGLHKRKDGSVFPVEVNTNILDIGQKSYTMAVVRDITERKHAEELLHQSKEFSETVLNSINDLITIINVKDFTIIDANKAFLKFYNLTKEQAIGKNCYELTHNSNHPCPLDNCPLQNTLKTGSSSIYEHIHYARNGNIQYVEVSAYPINNENGEIGSIVHVTRDITERKNAEKLQKEKARAELHGFIVSALPVFASGVPSQVRDILIKNFSERFEMNVKPRFKEEMKQKDVNHDPSQLITAYMVWVSGLFSNFGIENKRTIDGKKEVLEFINCPWRNEAHSNPIFCFICRSLAKRSFTWTGLKGSVEQKSSIASGSKMCRFEIQVRDEKK
- a CDS encoding recombinase, which gives rise to MERIKTGISELDEIIRGFPAGKNIIITGDPGSGKTIFGLQFAHTNCLDGKKTVYVSTEENAPELRQQGKSFGWDLEAMEKKGLLHFVELAGYRAMEIKTALSISLEAVKGDFTQFSDNLPVDTNILIIDSLGSHVSNLTSSEFRDRFNLLIYNMAQKGITTFILLGGVVSRELVEFALFSAYGAIQLMKRENPYTGRRERVMDIVKMRNNKTPVQLLPYEISSKGIIITIPVDSSD